Proteins encoded in a region of the Synechococcus sp. BIOS-U3-1 genome:
- a CDS encoding helix-turn-helix domain-containing protein — protein MVNGDGHGSSNISLSTREVEIIELVAEGLTNQEIAERLTISKRTVDNHVSNVFTKTGSKNRVALLNWAMDHGKICRDGFNCCLLPESSADES, from the coding sequence ATGGTGAATGGCGATGGACATGGGTCCTCGAACATCTCACTCTCGACGCGGGAGGTTGAAATCATCGAACTGGTGGCAGAAGGATTGACCAACCAGGAGATTGCAGAGCGGCTCACCATCAGCAAACGGACGGTCGACAATCACGTCAGCAACGTCTTTACGAAGACTGGTTCCAAGAACAGAGTGGCCCTGCTCAATTGGGCAATGGATCACGGGAAAATCTGCCGGGACGGCTTCAACTGTTGCCTACTCCCGGAATCATCCGCTGACGAGTCCTGA
- a CDS encoding LysR family transcriptional regulator encodes MADLPFTLDQLRILRAIVSEGSFKKAADSLYVTQPAVSLQIQNLEKQLEVALFDRGGRKAQLTEAGHLLLSYCDRILSQCHEACRALDDLHDLKGGSLLVGASQTTGTYLMPRMIGLFRQKFPDVAVQLHVHSTRRTGWSVANGQIDLAIIGGELPAELNELLQVVPYASDELALVLPVKHPLARLVELSKDDLYRLGFVSLDAQSTTRKMVDQLLGRSGLDVQRLRIEMELNSFEAIKNAVQAGLGAAFLPVVSIERELTAGTLLRPSVVDLQVRRQLKLITNPSRYCSRAAEAFRRDVLPVFASADSPLRQGRAVALTPEISSEQLGENNQN; translated from the coding sequence ATGGCCGATCTGCCCTTCACCCTGGATCAGCTGCGCATTCTGCGGGCCATCGTCAGTGAGGGCAGTTTCAAGAAGGCGGCCGACAGCCTCTATGTCACCCAGCCGGCGGTGAGCCTGCAAATCCAGAACCTGGAGAAGCAGCTGGAGGTGGCCCTCTTCGACCGTGGAGGTCGGAAGGCTCAGCTCACAGAAGCGGGCCATCTTCTGCTCAGCTACTGCGATCGAATTCTCAGTCAGTGTCATGAGGCGTGCAGGGCGTTGGATGATCTTCACGACCTCAAAGGCGGATCTCTTTTAGTCGGCGCTAGTCAGACCACCGGGACTTATCTCATGCCTCGCATGATCGGTCTATTCCGCCAAAAATTCCCGGATGTGGCCGTGCAGCTGCATGTTCACAGCACCCGTCGCACCGGCTGGAGTGTCGCCAACGGACAGATTGATCTGGCGATTATCGGGGGTGAATTGCCTGCGGAACTGAATGAACTGTTGCAGGTTGTGCCCTACGCCAGTGACGAGTTGGCTCTGGTGCTGCCTGTGAAGCACCCGCTCGCGCGTCTGGTTGAGCTCAGCAAAGATGACCTCTACAGGCTCGGCTTTGTGAGCCTGGATGCGCAGTCGACTACGCGCAAGATGGTTGATCAGTTGCTCGGCCGCTCCGGATTGGACGTACAGCGGCTGCGCATCGAAATGGAACTGAACTCATTCGAAGCGATTAAGAATGCTGTCCAGGCCGGCCTGGGAGCTGCTTTTTTGCCAGTGGTCTCGATCGAGAGGGAGCTCACCGCCGGGACTTTGTTGCGCCCGAGCGTCGTTGACCTGCAGGTGCGTCGTCAGCTCAAGTTGATTACGAACCCCTCCCGCTATTGCTCAAGGGCAGCCGAAGCATTCCGTCGAGATGTGCTGCCGGTTTTTGCGAGTGCTGACAGCCCTCTCCGTCAGGGAAGGGCTGTCG
- a CDS encoding NAD(P)H-quinone oxidoreductase subunit 5: MPSAADSAWLIPVLPLFGALITGLGLISFNRTINRLRKPVALLLISCIGAAAVISYAVLLEQLGGAPPVEHLFIWASAGDFVLPMGYVVDPLAAVMLALVTTVALLVMIYSHGYMAHDKSYVRFFTYLAIFSSSMLGLVVSPNLLEIYVFWELVGMSSYLLVGFWYDRDGAAHAAQKAFVVNRVGDFGLLLGILGLFWATGSFDFQGIADGLSAGVSSGIVPGWAALLLCLFVFMGPMAKSAQFPLHVWLPDAMEGPTPISALIHAATMVAAGVFLVARLEPLYSQFPSVGVFIAVTGTITCFLGASIALTQMDLKKGLAYSTVSQLGYMMLAMGCGAPVAGMFHLVTHAFFKAMLFLGSGSVIHAMEDVVGHEPVLAQDMRLMGGLRKKMPITAITFLIGCIAISGIPPLAGFWSKDEILGQAFGTFPILWVVGFLTAGMTAFYMFRLYFLTFEGEFRGNDEAMKANLMAAAGKAIDEDHAHHAGSLHESPWPMTLPLVVLAVPSVLIGLLGTPWNSRFAGLLNPEEALEMAEHFSWGEFLPLAGASVAISVTGISVAVLAYALRRIDLGELVAARFPAINAFLANKWYLDDINEKLFVRSSRKIAREVLEVDAKVVDGVVNLTGLLTLGSGEGLKYFETGRAQFYALIVFGGVIGLVVLFGVLGGPIN, translated from the coding sequence ATGCCCTCGGCTGCCGACTCCGCCTGGTTGATTCCAGTGCTGCCCTTGTTCGGGGCCCTGATTACTGGTCTTGGTTTGATCAGCTTCAACCGCACGATCAACCGATTGCGAAAACCGGTGGCACTGCTGCTGATTAGCTGCATCGGTGCTGCCGCAGTGATCAGTTACGCGGTGCTGTTAGAGCAACTTGGAGGCGCACCACCAGTTGAGCACCTCTTCATTTGGGCAAGCGCAGGTGACTTCGTCCTGCCGATGGGTTATGTGGTCGACCCTCTGGCCGCAGTGATGCTGGCTCTGGTCACCACTGTGGCCTTGCTGGTGATGATCTACTCACACGGCTACATGGCGCACGACAAGAGCTATGTGCGCTTTTTCACCTACCTGGCCATCTTCAGCAGTTCGATGCTGGGTTTAGTGGTGAGTCCCAACCTGCTCGAGATCTATGTGTTCTGGGAGTTGGTGGGCATGTCGTCCTATCTGCTGGTGGGCTTTTGGTACGACCGAGATGGCGCAGCACATGCCGCCCAAAAAGCTTTCGTCGTCAACAGGGTTGGTGACTTCGGCCTCTTGCTCGGCATCCTTGGCTTGTTTTGGGCAACAGGCAGTTTCGACTTCCAGGGAATCGCTGATGGGCTTTCAGCGGGTGTGAGCAGCGGCATCGTGCCGGGCTGGGCAGCACTGCTTCTCTGTCTGTTTGTGTTCATGGGCCCGATGGCGAAATCGGCCCAGTTCCCTCTTCACGTCTGGCTGCCGGATGCGATGGAAGGGCCAACACCGATCTCGGCACTGATCCATGCCGCCACGATGGTGGCTGCTGGCGTGTTCTTGGTGGCACGGCTCGAACCGCTCTACAGCCAGTTCCCGAGCGTAGGTGTGTTCATCGCCGTCACCGGAACGATCACCTGCTTTCTGGGGGCCTCGATCGCCCTTACTCAGATGGACCTGAAAAAAGGACTGGCCTACAGCACTGTGTCTCAGCTGGGGTACATGATGCTGGCCATGGGCTGTGGAGCTCCAGTAGCCGGCATGTTCCACCTGGTGACCCATGCCTTCTTCAAGGCGATGCTCTTCCTGGGATCGGGATCCGTGATTCACGCCATGGAGGATGTGGTGGGACATGAACCTGTGCTCGCCCAAGACATGCGACTCATGGGCGGTCTGCGCAAAAAGATGCCGATTACAGCCATCACCTTCCTGATCGGCTGCATTGCCATCAGTGGCATTCCCCCGCTGGCAGGTTTTTGGAGCAAAGACGAGATTCTGGGTCAGGCCTTTGGCACGTTCCCCATCCTTTGGGTGGTGGGCTTTCTCACCGCCGGCATGACCGCGTTCTACATGTTCCGGCTCTACTTCCTCACTTTCGAGGGAGAGTTTCGAGGCAACGATGAGGCCATGAAGGCCAATCTCATGGCTGCTGCCGGCAAGGCTATTGATGAAGACCATGCACACCATGCGGGCAGCCTGCACGAATCACCATGGCCAATGACCCTGCCACTGGTGGTGCTTGCGGTCCCATCCGTCTTGATCGGTCTGCTCGGGACCCCATGGAACAGTCGCTTTGCCGGACTTCTTAACCCCGAAGAAGCGCTTGAGATGGCGGAACACTTCAGTTGGGGGGAATTCTTGCCTCTTGCAGGAGCCTCGGTTGCCATCTCCGTGACCGGAATCAGCGTGGCAGTACTCGCCTATGCCCTGCGTCGCATCGACCTCGGTGAGCTGGTGGCAGCTCGTTTCCCAGCCATTAATGCCTTCCTTGCTAACAAGTGGTATCTGGATGACATCAACGAGAAACTGTTCGTCCGCAGCAGCCGCAAGATTGCACGCGAGGTACTAGAAGTCGACGCCAAGGTGGTTGATGGAGTGGTGAACCTCACCGGTCTGCTCACGCTCGGCAGCGGTGAAGGTCTCAAATACTTCGAAACCGGCCGCGCTCAGTTCTATGCCCTGATCGTGTTCGGCGGTGTCATCGGTCTAGTTGTGCTCTTCGGTGTGCTTGGCGGCCCGATCAATTGA
- a CDS encoding NAD(P)H-quinone oxidoreductase subunit 4: MLEFAVSAPFDPAADIAAGIIPAQFPWLSLSILFPIVGALIVPFIPDQGEGRQVRWFALGIALTTFLITVGAYLSGYDPSFSGLQLSERVSWLPSLGLTWAVGADGLSMPLILLTSFITALAVLAAWPVTFKPKLFFFLILAMDGGQIAVFAVQDMLLFFLAWELELLPVYLLLAIWGGKRRQYAATKFILYTAGSSLFILLAALAMGFMGGGTPNFEYTVLAQKGFSTSFQLLCYAGLLIAFGVKLPIVPLHTWLPDAHGEATAPVHMLLAGILLKMGGYALMRFNAEILPEAHAQFAPLLVVLGVVNIIYAALTSFAQRNLKRKIAYSSISHMGFVLIGIGSFSALGTSGAMLQMISHGLIGASLFFLVGATYDRTHTLQLDEMGGVGQKMRIMFALWTVCCLASLALPGMSGFVSELMVFTGFATDEAYTLSFRIVIDGLAAIGVILTPVYLLSMLREIFFGKENAQLTTNTNLVDAEPREIYIIGCLLVPIIGIGLYPRLMTDSYRTAIEALVDRDVAAMEVITRPTAPLIRSGSLAPAMLRAPQLISRNGS, from the coding sequence TTGCTGGAGTTTGCCGTCAGTGCTCCCTTTGACCCTGCAGCGGATATCGCAGCAGGAATCATTCCAGCTCAGTTTCCTTGGCTGAGTCTTTCCATCCTCTTCCCGATCGTGGGCGCGTTAATTGTCCCCTTCATCCCCGATCAGGGAGAAGGGCGACAAGTCCGCTGGTTCGCTCTTGGCATCGCTCTAACCACCTTCCTGATCACAGTCGGGGCCTATCTCAGCGGTTATGACCCCAGTTTCAGTGGTCTGCAGCTTTCCGAACGTGTCAGCTGGCTGCCGAGTCTTGGACTCACCTGGGCCGTTGGGGCGGATGGGCTCTCCATGCCTCTCATCCTGCTGACCAGCTTCATCACCGCTCTGGCGGTCCTGGCCGCCTGGCCGGTCACCTTCAAACCCAAGCTGTTCTTCTTTCTGATCCTGGCCATGGATGGCGGTCAGATCGCAGTCTTCGCAGTCCAGGACATGCTGTTGTTTTTCCTGGCCTGGGAGCTGGAACTACTGCCTGTTTATCTCTTGCTTGCCATCTGGGGCGGCAAGAGGCGTCAGTACGCCGCCACGAAATTCATCCTTTACACAGCAGGCAGTTCTCTGTTCATCCTGCTTGCGGCTTTAGCCATGGGCTTCATGGGAGGCGGTACTCCCAACTTCGAGTACACCGTGCTGGCACAGAAAGGATTCAGCACAAGCTTTCAGCTGCTCTGTTATGCCGGTCTGCTGATCGCCTTCGGGGTCAAATTACCGATTGTTCCTCTGCACACCTGGCTACCAGATGCTCATGGCGAAGCGACAGCGCCAGTGCACATGCTGTTAGCAGGAATCCTGCTGAAAATGGGCGGCTATGCCCTGATGCGCTTTAACGCCGAAATCCTGCCTGAAGCCCATGCCCAGTTCGCACCACTGCTTGTGGTGCTTGGTGTGGTCAACATCATTTACGCAGCACTCACCTCTTTCGCTCAGCGCAACCTCAAACGCAAAATTGCCTACAGCTCCATCAGCCACATGGGTTTTGTGCTGATTGGCATTGGCAGTTTCAGCGCTCTAGGAACGAGTGGAGCGATGTTGCAGATGATCAGCCATGGCCTGATCGGGGCCAGCCTATTTTTCCTGGTGGGAGCCACCTATGACCGCACCCACACCCTTCAGCTCGATGAGATGGGTGGTGTGGGTCAGAAGATGAGAATCATGTTTGCTCTTTGGACCGTCTGCTGCCTGGCATCCCTCGCACTCCCAGGCATGAGTGGATTTGTGAGTGAATTGATGGTGTTCACAGGTTTCGCCACCGATGAGGCCTACACACTGAGCTTCCGAATCGTGATCGACGGACTGGCCGCGATCGGTGTGATCCTGACGCCGGTCTATCTGCTCTCCATGTTGAGGGAAATCTTCTTTGGCAAGGAAAACGCCCAGCTCACCACCAACACGAACCTGGTAGATGCGGAACCTCGCGAGATCTACATCATCGGCTGCTTGCTGGTGCCGATCATCGGTATCGGTCTCTACCCGCGTTTGATGACCGACAGCTATCGCACAGCGATCGAAGCTCTGGTAGATCGAGATGTCGCAGCCATGGAGGTGATCACCCGACCCACTGCGCCGCTGATTCGCAGTGGCAGCCTGGCGCCAGCCATGCTCAGGGCCCCTCAGCTGATCTCTCGCAACGGATCCTGA
- a CDS encoding nucleotidyltransferase family protein, with protein sequence MKAMILAAGKGTRVQPITHVIPKPMIPILQKPVMEFLLELLKEHGFAEVMVNVSHLAEEIENYFRDGQRFGVEIAYSFEGRIEDGELIGDALGSAGGLKKIQDFQTFFDDTFVVLCGDALIDLDLTEAVRRHREKGALASLITKRVPKEQVSSYGVVVSDAEGRIQAFQEKPKVDEALSDTINTGIYLFEPEIFEHIPSGESFDIGSDLFPKLVEVGAPFYALPMEFEWVDIGKVPDYWRAIRSVLQGDVRQVGIPGKEVRPGVYTGLNVAANWDRINVQGPIYVGGMTKIEDGATLIGPTMIGPSCHICEGATIDNSIIFDYSRIGAGVQLVEKLVFGRYCVGKNGDHFDLQEAALDWLITDARRQDLVEPSPQQKAMAELLGTDLTTAAS encoded by the coding sequence ATGAAGGCGATGATCCTGGCCGCGGGCAAGGGAACAAGGGTTCAGCCGATCACGCATGTGATCCCCAAACCGATGATTCCGATCCTGCAGAAGCCAGTGATGGAGTTCCTGCTTGAGCTGCTCAAGGAGCATGGTTTCGCAGAGGTGATGGTCAATGTGTCCCACCTGGCTGAAGAGATCGAGAACTACTTCCGAGACGGCCAGCGATTTGGCGTCGAAATTGCTTACAGCTTCGAAGGTCGTATCGAAGATGGTGAACTGATCGGTGACGCTCTGGGCTCCGCTGGCGGGCTGAAGAAAATCCAGGACTTCCAGACGTTTTTTGATGACACCTTTGTGGTGTTGTGCGGCGATGCACTGATCGACCTCGATCTCACCGAAGCGGTGAGACGACACCGGGAGAAGGGTGCTCTCGCCAGCCTCATCACCAAACGTGTTCCGAAGGAACAGGTGAGCAGCTATGGCGTTGTCGTGAGTGATGCAGAGGGACGCATTCAGGCCTTTCAGGAAAAGCCGAAGGTGGATGAAGCCCTGAGCGACACCATCAACACGGGCATCTATCTCTTCGAACCGGAGATTTTCGAGCACATCCCCTCGGGTGAATCCTTCGACATCGGCTCGGATCTGTTTCCCAAGCTGGTGGAGGTCGGTGCACCCTTCTATGCCCTACCCATGGAGTTCGAATGGGTCGACATCGGCAAAGTTCCCGATTACTGGCGGGCGATCCGCAGCGTGCTTCAAGGTGATGTCCGCCAAGTGGGCATTCCTGGCAAAGAAGTTCGTCCTGGGGTTTACACCGGCCTGAATGTGGCGGCCAACTGGGACCGGATCAACGTTCAAGGCCCTATCTATGTCGGTGGCATGACCAAGATCGAGGACGGAGCAACGCTGATTGGTCCAACGATGATCGGGCCCAGCTGCCACATCTGCGAAGGCGCCACGATCGATAATTCGATCATCTTCGACTACTCCCGCATCGGTGCAGGCGTGCAGCTTGTCGAAAAGTTGGTGTTCGGCCGTTACTGCGTCGGCAAAAATGGTGACCATTTCGACCTTCAGGAAGCGGCTCTCGACTGGTTGATCACCGATGCCAGGCGCCAAGATCTGGTAGAACCCTCCCCTCAGCAGAAAGCGATGGCTGAATTGCTCGGGACTGATCTCACGACGGCCGCGAGCTGA
- a CDS encoding segregation/condensation protein A, which produces MDAGLSQRADAGARLAIRLLQDAAQQGDLDPWDVDVIAVVDGFLDQLKQRIEVPRQVEEALKRRGGSYERDLADSSEAFLAASVLVGLKAEVLEASTFPPQPDVEDMFEADFADQGWLDPSFDIPRHPERHLQRRPVAPPPLRRPVTLGELIEQLESIAEQLESDELEMRRRQRQKRYSNKEAIAQVAALAHREKLPETTAAMGIFLNSWEAALQWVNFENLVIQWNAIADDDLDKDRVGVFWALLFLSSQGQVELEQMDSLHGPIRLKRLLAPGTVAQMPLASLDVPAVMPAEGAVAA; this is translated from the coding sequence ATGGATGCCGGGCTGAGTCAGAGAGCTGATGCCGGTGCGAGGCTCGCCATTCGTCTGCTTCAGGACGCTGCTCAGCAGGGTGACCTCGATCCATGGGATGTGGATGTCATTGCTGTGGTCGATGGCTTTCTGGATCAGCTGAAGCAACGGATCGAAGTTCCTCGCCAGGTTGAGGAAGCGTTAAAGCGACGTGGAGGAAGCTATGAACGTGACCTGGCCGACAGCAGTGAAGCCTTCCTGGCAGCGTCGGTGCTGGTGGGCCTGAAGGCGGAAGTCCTTGAAGCCAGCACGTTCCCGCCACAACCAGACGTGGAGGACATGTTTGAAGCAGATTTTGCTGACCAGGGCTGGCTAGATCCAAGCTTCGACATCCCTCGCCACCCCGAGCGACACCTACAACGCCGACCGGTGGCACCTCCACCTCTGCGGCGCCCGGTCACCCTTGGGGAACTGATCGAACAACTGGAATCGATTGCGGAACAGCTCGAATCAGACGAACTAGAAATGCGCCGGCGTCAGCGTCAAAAACGCTATTCCAACAAGGAAGCGATCGCGCAGGTGGCAGCGCTCGCTCACCGGGAGAAACTGCCAGAAACCACCGCTGCCATGGGTATCTTCCTGAATAGCTGGGAAGCAGCCCTCCAATGGGTCAATTTCGAAAACCTGGTCATTCAGTGGAACGCCATTGCCGACGACGACCTGGACAAGGACCGCGTCGGGGTTTTCTGGGCGCTTTTGTTCCTGTCATCACAAGGCCAGGTTGAACTGGAGCAAATGGACTCACTCCACGGTCCGATCCGACTTAAGCGCTTACTGGCTCCGGGCACCGTGGCTCAGATGCCTCTGGCCAGCCTTGACGTGCCAGCTGTCATGCCGGCCGAGGGGGCCGTGGCCGCTTAA
- a CDS encoding NnrU family protein yields MLGLLVVFAVIHSGGAALRTRAEAKIGARAWRLVFAVLSIPSAVVVIAYFLAHRYDGIRIWNLQGVPGMVPSIWVVTAISFLFLYPATYNLLEIPAVLKPQVRLYATGIIRISRHPQAVGQILWCMSHALWIGSSFMLVTCAGLIAHHLFAVWHGDRRLKARFGVAFDRLQAETSVVPFAAVIDGRQQLVFSELVRPAQLGIAIAVGVFWWAHRYIPRGGMAFLHSRLGELLN; encoded by the coding sequence ATGCTGGGATTACTCGTTGTCTTCGCAGTGATCCACAGCGGTGGCGCAGCCCTACGAACCCGGGCTGAGGCCAAGATCGGGGCGAGAGCCTGGCGGCTGGTGTTTGCAGTCTTGAGCATTCCGTCAGCCGTAGTGGTCATTGCCTATTTCTTGGCTCATCGCTATGACGGCATTCGGATTTGGAACCTCCAAGGTGTTCCTGGGATGGTGCCCTCCATCTGGGTCGTGACAGCGATCAGCTTCCTGTTCCTCTATCCGGCCACCTACAACCTGCTGGAGATCCCAGCGGTGCTGAAGCCTCAGGTGCGGCTGTATGCGACCGGCATCATCCGCATTAGCCGACATCCTCAGGCTGTAGGGCAGATTCTCTGGTGCATGAGCCATGCACTCTGGATCGGCAGCAGCTTCATGCTGGTGACCTGTGCTGGTCTGATTGCGCATCATCTGTTTGCTGTCTGGCATGGCGACCGACGACTGAAAGCCCGCTTCGGAGTGGCGTTCGACAGGCTTCAGGCCGAGACATCCGTCGTGCCGTTCGCAGCGGTGATCGATGGCCGCCAGCAACTGGTCTTCAGTGAACTGGTCCGACCGGCCCAGTTGGGCATCGCCATCGCCGTCGGAGTGTTTTGGTGGGCACACCGCTATATCCCCAGAGGGGGAATGGCTTTTCTGCACTCGCGTCTCGGAGAATTGTTGAACTGA
- a CDS encoding methylenetetrahydrofolate reductase, whose protein sequence is MGSALQRSLEAGAVTVTAEVMPPRGGDPSHTLAMANLLRHWVQAINVTDGSRAVMRMSSLAVCRLLLDAGLEPVLQMAGRDRNRIGIQADLLGAHALGIRNLLCLTGDSVKAGDQPSARPVHEMESVRLLQQVSAFNRGEDPVKENLPDGPTTLFAGAAADPHCASWSGLKRRLERKREAGARFVQTQMVMDPGVLERFCRDMAAPMELPVLAGVFLLKSARNASFINQKVPGANIPDRLIARLDEADDPAAEGIAIAAEQVRQFAGIAQGVHVMAVKAEERIPEVLERAGLSSRPS, encoded by the coding sequence TTGGGTTCAGCGCTGCAGCGCAGTCTTGAGGCTGGTGCCGTCACAGTCACGGCTGAGGTGATGCCGCCCCGTGGGGGAGATCCCAGTCATACCCTTGCCATGGCCAATCTCCTGCGCCACTGGGTTCAGGCCATCAATGTCACTGACGGCAGCCGTGCTGTGATGCGCATGAGCAGCCTGGCGGTTTGTCGTTTGCTGTTGGACGCCGGCCTTGAGCCTGTGCTGCAGATGGCTGGGCGTGATCGCAATCGCATTGGAATTCAGGCGGATCTGCTCGGTGCCCATGCCCTCGGTATCAGAAATCTGCTGTGTCTTACAGGCGATTCCGTGAAGGCCGGTGATCAACCTTCGGCTCGCCCTGTGCACGAAATGGAGTCGGTACGGCTGCTGCAGCAGGTGAGCGCTTTCAACCGTGGTGAAGATCCTGTTAAGGAGAACCTGCCCGATGGCCCCACAACTTTGTTTGCGGGAGCTGCCGCTGATCCACACTGCGCAAGCTGGTCGGGGCTCAAGCGCAGGCTGGAGCGCAAACGCGAAGCAGGTGCTCGTTTCGTTCAGACCCAGATGGTGATGGATCCTGGGGTGCTGGAGCGCTTCTGCCGAGACATGGCTGCTCCGATGGAGCTGCCTGTTCTGGCAGGGGTGTTTCTACTTAAATCAGCCAGGAATGCCAGCTTCATCAATCAGAAGGTTCCTGGAGCCAACATTCCAGACCGCCTGATTGCACGACTCGATGAGGCCGATGATCCTGCGGCCGAGGGAATCGCCATCGCGGCTGAGCAGGTCCGGCAATTTGCCGGGATTGCTCAGGGCGTTCATGTCATGGCTGTTAAAGCGGAAGAGCGGATACCTGAAGTGCTCGAGCGAGCTGGCCTCAGCTCGCGGCCGTCGTGA
- a CDS encoding iron uptake porin has translation MKLFKQLLVAPAALGLLAPMAAGATEVNVAGVSDYASVSHGTAAVDQVTSITQFSDVYPNDWAYQALSNLIERYGCVAGYPNGTYRGNRAMTRFEAAALLNACLDRVTEVTDELKRLMKEFEKELAIVKGRVDGLEARVGELEATQFSTTTKMKGNTTFVIGANSYGGDANEFGQFGSNPAVNNSKKMADLANANLGAVTFNYDIKIDFDTSFTGKDLLRTRLRAGNFDTSAFGFGASTGIRSPFYKTSTYSTASGLEVAFEEGDGLNIDRIFYQFPLGSSFTVTAGGKVRQDDMLAVWPSAYPSDTILDYFTYAGAPGAYSLNLGSGAGVWWSNDGFSISANYVSTNGSEGNPKKGGIATNGASGTGTVQLAYADSSWGIAAAYTYSSKKWGAVYESTGTPLATEAGKLGNSNNVGLSAWWQPEDSGFIPSISAGWGLSSTTGADGSTLFDYEFDSATSQSWYVGLQWSDVFLKGNNAGMAVGQQAFVTSIALTGDPGTAAWSSSSNAEDNLARDGQYAWEFWYQFQVTDNISVTPALFYLSRPLGSATQNESFNQFGGLVKTSFRF, from the coding sequence ATGAAATTGTTCAAGCAACTGCTGGTTGCTCCTGCTGCTCTGGGCCTACTGGCTCCGATGGCTGCTGGCGCGACTGAAGTCAATGTTGCCGGTGTTTCCGACTACGCCTCCGTGTCTCATGGCACGGCTGCTGTGGATCAGGTCACCAGCATCACCCAATTCTCAGACGTCTACCCGAACGACTGGGCTTATCAGGCACTCAGCAACCTGATCGAGCGCTACGGCTGTGTTGCTGGTTATCCCAACGGCACCTACCGCGGCAACCGTGCGATGACCCGCTTTGAAGCGGCTGCACTGTTGAACGCCTGTCTCGACCGCGTCACTGAAGTGACCGACGAGCTCAAGCGTCTGATGAAAGAGTTCGAAAAGGAACTCGCGATCGTGAAGGGCCGCGTTGACGGTCTGGAAGCTCGCGTTGGCGAACTGGAAGCAACCCAGTTCTCCACCACCACCAAGATGAAGGGGAACACCACCTTCGTGATCGGCGCCAACAGCTACGGCGGTGACGCCAATGAATTTGGGCAGTTCGGCTCCAATCCTGCTGTGAACAACAGCAAAAAGATGGCGGACCTGGCCAACGCCAATCTCGGTGCGGTCACCTTCAACTACGACATCAAGATCGATTTTGATACCAGTTTCACTGGCAAGGATCTGCTGCGCACGCGTCTGAGGGCAGGCAACTTCGACACGAGTGCCTTCGGTTTCGGCGCAAGCACTGGCATTCGCAGCCCTTTTTATAAAACAAGCACTTACTCGACAGCGTCAGGCTTGGAAGTGGCCTTTGAGGAGGGTGATGGCCTCAACATCGACCGCATCTTCTACCAGTTCCCTCTGGGTAGCTCTTTCACCGTCACAGCAGGCGGCAAGGTTCGTCAGGACGACATGCTCGCCGTCTGGCCGAGTGCGTACCCCTCAGACACCATCCTTGATTACTTCACCTATGCAGGTGCTCCCGGTGCCTACAGCTTGAATCTCGGTTCTGGTGCTGGCGTCTGGTGGAGCAACGACGGTTTCAGCATCAGTGCCAACTACGTTTCCACAAACGGCTCTGAGGGCAATCCCAAAAAGGGAGGCATCGCCACCAACGGTGCGTCCGGAACAGGCACGGTTCAACTGGCCTATGCCGATTCCAGCTGGGGTATCGCCGCGGCATACACCTACAGCTCCAAGAAGTGGGGAGCCGTCTATGAGTCAACGGGGACTCCCCTTGCAACGGAAGCTGGAAAACTTGGCAACAGCAACAATGTCGGACTGAGCGCCTGGTGGCAGCCTGAAGATTCGGGCTTTATTCCCTCCATTAGCGCCGGCTGGGGCCTCAGCTCCACGACCGGTGCGGATGGCAGCACTCTGTTCGACTATGAATTTGATTCCGCTACCTCGCAGTCCTGGTATGTGGGTCTGCAGTGGAGCGATGTCTTCCTGAAAGGCAACAACGCCGGCATGGCTGTTGGTCAGCAGGCATTCGTGACCTCAATTGCGCTGACCGGAGACCCTGGCACCGCTGCGTGGAGCTCCTCCTCCAACGCGGAAGACAATCTTGCGCGCGATGGTCAGTACGCCTGGGAATTCTGGTATCAGTTCCAGGTCACCGACAACATCTCCGTGACTCCAGCCCTCTTCTATCTGAGCCGCCCCCTGGGCTCAGCCACCCAGAATGAGAGCTTCAATCAGTTCGGTGGTCTGGTGAAGACCTCCTTCCGCTTCTGA